The sequence below is a genomic window from Methanothermobacter sp..
TACAGGGAGGGGAGCCTGGCCCTCGGGGCCACAAAATGGGAGACCATCTACCGTGTTGTTATACCAGCGGCACTGCCAGGTATAACCACAGGAGTTATACTTGGAATGGCAAGGGCAATCTCAGAGGCGGCGGCGGTCATGTTTGTTGTTGGATCGGCGCTTGCAATGCCCATCTCCATATTTGACCCTGGAAGACCCCTACCACTCCACCTGTATATAATAGCCACAGAGGGGCTTTCACTCAAAAATGCATATGGAACCGCAGCGGTCCTCGTAATAATCGTGCTCCTCATCACGGTTCTCACGAACACTCTTGTTGATAGATACAGAAGGAAGATGATGGGAAGATAGGTGATCATTATGTACAGAATTGAAGTTGAAGACCTCAACGTTTACTTTGACGAGGCACACATCCTCAAGGATGTGAACCTGAAGATTCCAAAAAACACCGTCACGGCCCTGATAGGGCCCTCAGGTTGCGGTAAGTCCACATTCATCAGGACACTCAACAGGATGAACGACGTCATCCCGGGATTCAGACATGAGGGACATGTATACCTTGATGGCATGGACATCTATGACCCCCAGATGGACGTTGTGGAGCTCAGAAAGAAGGTTGGCATGGTCTTTCAGAAGCCCAACCCCTTCCCAAAGTCAATATTTGAGAACGTGGCCTATGGACTCAGGGTTCATGGCTACGATGACAGGGACTTCATAGAGGAAAGGGTGGAGGAGAGCCTCAAGGCAGCGGCACTCTGGGACGAGGTTAAGGATAAGCTTGATAAGTCCGCCCTTGGCCTCTCAGGCGGTCAGCAGCAGAGACTCTGCATCGCAAGGACCATAGCAATAGAGCCAGAGGTCATACTCATGGACGAACCATGCTCAGCCCTTGACCCCATATCCACCACCAAGATAGAGGACCTCATTCACAAGCTGAAGAGAGATTACACCATAATCATAGTCACCCATAACATGCAGCAGGCAACAAGGGTCTCAAAGTACACGGCGTTCTTCCTGCACGGTGAAATAGTTGAGAGCGGCCTTACAGAGGAGATATTCATAGAACCCCGGGATAAGAGGACCGAGGACTATATTACAGGAAGGTTTGGATGAAAAGCTTGAGTGGTGAAGTAATTGATTGGTGTTATCCTTGAAAACAAACTTTCAAAGGTGCTGAATGAGGCTGTTGAATATGGTAATGTGACATCTGAGAGGGTAAGGAACGCTGTATCCAGCTATATTAAGAAGGATGTTGAAACCGCTGAAAGGATAATAGAGGAAACATCAGGTGTTAATGAGGAGAGCTACAGGATAGAGGATGACTGTCTAAAAATCATCGGACTCCACCAGCCTGTCGCAAAGGACCTCAGACTCGCATCAGCAATACTCAGAACATCAAT
It includes:
- the pstB gene encoding phosphate ABC transporter ATP-binding protein PstB, which translates into the protein MYRIEVEDLNVYFDEAHILKDVNLKIPKNTVTALIGPSGCGKSTFIRTLNRMNDVIPGFRHEGHVYLDGMDIYDPQMDVVELRKKVGMVFQKPNPFPKSIFENVAYGLRVHGYDDRDFIEERVEESLKAAALWDEVKDKLDKSALGLSGGQQQRLCIARTIAIEPEVILMDEPCSALDPISTTKIEDLIHKLKRDYTIIIVTHNMQQATRVSKYTAFFLHGEIVESGLTEEIFIEPRDKRTEDYITGRFG